In Edaphobacter dinghuensis, a genomic segment contains:
- a CDS encoding Gfo/Idh/MocA family protein yields MSLSRREFSKLGAMGLAAQILPSANVEAQGGERQIGYCVIGLGRIANHFIGGVQGSSASKITGLVSGHRDKAEKFAARLGVPKSSIYSYEDMDRMRDNKSIDAVYVALPNSMHAEYTIRSAKAGKHVLCEKPMCTSVSDARDMIAACKAANVKLMIAYRLHYEPTNLRAIDLIRQGALGKVQVIESANGFYETLGEWRLNKALSGGGPLMDVGIYSLNATRYLTGEEPESFTASVSTIDHDGRFDTVEENTTWTTKFPSGILASCCTTYGAGMRSYYRVYGSKGWLEVGSFGYEGLRLQANYHDGVKGSPATVLDEPNTEPDPKQFTRESDHFTECILQNKTPKTPGEEGLRDMECMQRIYKAAGVVAL; encoded by the coding sequence ATGAGTCTTTCACGGCGGGAGTTTTCTAAGCTAGGTGCAATGGGATTAGCGGCGCAAATTTTGCCTTCGGCAAACGTAGAGGCGCAGGGCGGCGAGCGGCAGATCGGTTATTGTGTGATTGGCCTGGGGAGAATTGCAAACCACTTCATCGGCGGAGTGCAGGGCTCTTCGGCATCGAAGATTACCGGACTGGTGAGCGGGCACCGCGACAAGGCAGAGAAGTTTGCGGCTCGGCTTGGCGTACCCAAAAGCTCAATCTACAGCTACGAGGACATGGACCGGATGCGCGACAACAAGAGCATCGATGCGGTCTACGTCGCGCTGCCGAACAGTATGCACGCGGAGTACACCATCCGGTCAGCAAAGGCGGGCAAGCATGTGCTCTGCGAGAAGCCGATGTGCACCAGCGTGAGCGATGCGCGAGACATGATCGCAGCCTGCAAGGCAGCGAATGTGAAATTGATGATCGCCTACCGTCTCCACTATGAGCCGACCAATCTGCGGGCAATTGACCTCATTCGGCAGGGAGCGCTGGGCAAGGTGCAGGTGATCGAAAGCGCCAACGGCTTCTACGAAACCCTGGGCGAATGGAGATTAAACAAGGCGCTAAGCGGCGGCGGCCCGCTGATGGATGTCGGCATCTATTCGCTGAACGCGACGCGGTATTTGACAGGCGAGGAGCCGGAGAGCTTTACCGCATCGGTTTCAACCATCGACCACGACGGACGCTTCGATACGGTGGAAGAGAATACAACCTGGACGACGAAGTTTCCTTCGGGCATCCTGGCCAGCTGCTGCACGACCTATGGCGCGGGCATGCGCAGCTACTATCGCGTGTATGGGTCGAAGGGATGGCTGGAGGTGGGTTCGTTCGGCTACGAGGGCCTGCGGTTGCAGGCGAACTATCACGATGGCGTGAAGGGTTCTCCGGCGACGGTGCTGGATGAGCCGAACACGGAACCCGATCCGAAGCAGTTCACGCGGGAGTCGGATCACTTTACCGAGTGCATCCTGCAAAATAAGACACCGAAGACTCCGGGCGAAGAAGGGCTGCGGGACATGGAGTGCATGCAGCGGATCTACAAGGCGGCGGGGGTTGTGGCGCTATAA